One genomic window of Cheilinus undulatus linkage group 7, ASM1832078v1, whole genome shotgun sequence includes the following:
- the LOC121512771 gene encoding interferon regulatory factor 4-like, translated as MNADLDYGGSGSSGNGKLRQWLIDQVDCGKYPGLVWENEEKSIFRIPWKHAGKQDYNRDEDAALFKAWALFKGKFREGIDKPDPPTWKTRLRCALNKSNDFEELVDRSQLDISDPYKVYRIIPEGAKKRPRQEDSPLSPMSYQMHPSYPTLQPQVPQYMPSAECGWRDYCQEPPALSELPYTQCPCPPRSLPWQGPSMDNGYQLRASIYSYNPADSQPSPFTLDAGIRSAEALSDLRLHVSVYFRDTLVREVTVSSPEGCHITPCSPEEKHFMQSGGREVVPLPVDSLSAQRRTDECPPSPPYDLERGVLLWMGPDGLYARRLCQSRVYWQGGLSQYGDKPNKLEREVTCKLLHTQDYLTEIQSYGLHGRPPPRFQVLLSFGDECLDPQRQRRTLTVQVEPLFARQLLYYAQQMGGHYYRSFEHPGVTEHVNPSEEYQRAIQHHHSSSLQE; from the exons ATGAACGCAGATCTGGATTACGGAGGATCCGGGAGCAGCGGCAACGGAAAGCTGCGCCAGTGGCTGATCGATCAGGTGGATTGTGGGAAATATCCCGGGCTGGTGTGGGAGAACGAGGAGAAGAGCATCTTCAGGATACCCTGGAAACACGCCGGGAAACAGGACTACAACCGGGATGAGGATGCCGCGCTTTTTAAG GCCTGGGCGCTGTTTAAAGGCAAGTTTCGGGAGGGCATCGACAAGCCAGACCCCCCGACCTGGAAGACCCGACTCCGCTGTGCCCTCAACAAGAGCAATGACTTTGAGGAGCTGGTGGATAGGAGCCAGCTGGACATCTCAGACCCTTACAAAGTGTACCGCATCATCCCTGAGGGTGCTAAGAAAA GACCCCGGCAGGAGGACAGCCCTCTGAGCCCAATGAGCTACCAGATGCACCCCTCCTACCCTACCCTGCAGCCTCAG GTTCCTCAGTACATGCCCTCAGCAGAGTGTGGTTGGAGGGATTACTGTCAGGAGCCGCCCGCCCTGTCTGAGCTTCCCTACACTCAGTGTCCCTGTCCCCCTCGCAGTCTGCCGTGGCAGGGCCCGTCCATGGACAACG GATACCAGCTCAGAGCGTCCATCTACTCGTACAATCCTGCAGACAGCCAGCCATCTCCTTTCACTCTGGATGCTGGAATCAGATCAGCAGAAGCTCTTTCAG ACCTCCGCCTGCACGTGTCCGTATATTTCCGGGACACTCTGGTGAGGGAGGTGACCGTCTCCAGTCCCGAGGGCTGCCACATCACTCCATGTTCCCCTGAGGAGAAGCACTTCATGCAGTCTGGAGGTCGTGAGGTGGTCCCCCTGCCTGTGGACAGTCTGTCCGCCCAGAGGAGGACGGACGAGTGTCCCCCGAGCCCCCCGTATGACCTGGAGAGGGGAGTGTTACTGTGGATGGGCCCAGATGGACTCTACGCCCGGcgtctgtgccagagcagagtgTACTGGCAGGGAGGACTGTCCCAGTACGGAGACAAACCCAACAAACTGGAGAGAGAGGTCACCTGTAAACTGCTGCACACACAGGACTACCTGACAG AGATCCAGAGTTATGGGCTCCACGGTCGTCCCCCGCCTCGGTTCCAGGTCCTGCTGAGCTTTGGAGATGAGTGTTTGGACCCACAGAGACAAAGACGCACCCTCACAGTCCAG GTTGAGCCACTGTTCGCCCGCCAGCTCCTCTACTACGCCCAGCAGATGGGCGGCCACTACTATCGCAGCTTCGAGCACCCGGGAGTCACAGAGCACGTAAACCCATCTGAGGAATACCAGAGAGCCATCCAGcaccaccacagcagcagcctgcAGGAGTGA